One window of the Pseudomonas sp. S04 genome contains the following:
- a CDS encoding DUF4129 domain-containing protein, whose product MRLNDASVVIRPRTTWEAMDLGILLSQRHRRVLMGSWALVTVPVFVLLSVLLWESPALALGLFWWLKPAFERLPLYILSSALFGQAPSVQQALRQWPRLLKPQLLASLTWRRLSLSRSFTLPVLQLEELGGVARQQRLAVLQQRDAGAARWLTLIGMLLESVLWIGTISLLYLFLPGQIELDWDWQTMIASSAQDWLWLEHLSNALYVLILIVWEPVYVACGFSLYLNRRTTLEAWDIELVFRRLRQRLSAVVASVLMLGLLLVGPAGQPLLAAESSAAPASPRLLQQPLNSQAASSAINDILDAPPFKNTETLTRYRLGDAEPERPQAGQAPGWLKALLELFDTPRLASLASIIEALLWATVIGLLVLLAWRYREWLQTFVSRRPAPQLSPQRPMPAQLFGLDLGRDSLPDDVAAEVERLWASQPREALGLLYRALLVRLLHDYALPLTSADTEGQVLDHVQRLQQPQLHAFSSTLTVHWQNIAYGHRVPPLALQTKLCAGWRALFGHGVGQ is encoded by the coding sequence ATGCGCCTGAATGACGCCAGCGTCGTGATTCGCCCACGCACCACCTGGGAAGCCATGGACCTGGGGATCCTGCTGAGCCAGCGTCATCGCCGGGTGCTGATGGGCAGTTGGGCGCTGGTCACCGTGCCAGTGTTTGTCCTGCTCAGCGTGCTGCTGTGGGAATCCCCCGCACTCGCCCTGGGGCTGTTCTGGTGGCTGAAGCCGGCGTTCGAGCGCCTGCCGTTGTACATCCTTTCCAGCGCGTTGTTCGGCCAGGCGCCCAGCGTGCAGCAGGCCTTGCGCCAATGGCCACGCCTGCTCAAGCCACAGTTGCTCGCCAGCCTGACCTGGCGACGCCTGAGCCTGAGCCGCAGCTTCACCTTGCCGGTGCTGCAGCTAGAGGAACTGGGCGGCGTGGCGCGCCAGCAGCGCCTGGCGGTGTTGCAGCAACGCGACGCCGGGGCAGCGCGCTGGCTGACACTCATTGGGATGCTGCTGGAAAGCGTGCTGTGGATCGGCACCATCAGCCTGCTCTACCTGTTCCTGCCTGGGCAGATCGAACTGGATTGGGATTGGCAAACCATGATCGCCAGCAGCGCTCAGGACTGGCTGTGGCTTGAGCACCTGAGTAACGCGCTGTACGTGCTGATCCTGATCGTCTGGGAACCGGTGTATGTGGCCTGTGGTTTCAGCCTGTACCTGAACCGGCGCACCACGCTGGAAGCCTGGGACATCGAGCTGGTATTCCGGCGCCTGCGCCAACGCCTGAGCGCGGTGGTCGCCAGCGTGCTGATGCTCGGCCTGCTGCTGGTAGGGCCTGCCGGGCAACCGCTGCTGGCCGCCGAATCGAGCGCCGCGCCCGCCAGCCCGCGCCTGCTCCAGCAACCCCTCAACAGCCAGGCTGCCAGCAGCGCCATCAATGACATACTCGACGCCCCGCCGTTCAAGAACACCGAGACCCTGACCCGCTATCGCCTGGGTGACGCCGAGCCCGAACGACCCCAGGCGGGCCAGGCACCCGGCTGGCTCAAGGCGTTGCTCGAGTTGTTCGACACCCCGCGCTTGGCCAGCCTGGCGTCCATCATCGAGGCCCTGTTGTGGGCAACGGTCATCGGCCTGCTGGTGTTACTGGCCTGGCGCTACCGCGAGTGGCTGCAAACCTTCGTCAGCCGCCGCCCGGCACCCCAACTCAGCCCCCAGCGCCCGATGCCGGCGCAACTGTTCGGCCTCGACCTAGGCCGTGACTCCCTGCCGGACGACGTCGCCGCCGAGGTCGAGCGGCTCTGGGCGAGCCAGCCCCGTGAGGCCCTCGGCTTGCTGTATCGGGCGCTGCTGGTGCGCTTGCTGCACGACTACGCGTTGCCGTTGACCAGTGCCGACACCGAAGGCCAGGTGCTGGACCATGTCCAGCGTCTGCAGCAGCCGCAACTGCATGCCTTCAGCAGCACCCTCACCGTGCATTGGCAAAATATCGCCTACGGTCACCGCGTCCCGCCACTCGCCCTGCAAACAAAACTCTGCGCAGGTTGGCGCGCGCTGTTCGGCCACGGAGTGGGTCAATGA
- a CDS encoding DUF4350 domain-containing protein — protein MNRLQMVLGTLLAGLLAAVAVYLFLQATPYAETIDHGPSPEAQANPYLAAEHFLRQQGLRVSHANSLETLPPLPSRQHSLLLLGERVDMTPAQVEKVLAWAHAGGRLLLVAEALWDAKAGKSADLLLDRVQVQQSMSKDLKEPPPEATTDPYPTLTKLYLEDEQAPAYASFDPQFHLEDPHNLAQAWANSALATHMMQLPYGEGLITVITDADLWKNPNIGHYDNAWLLWYLNADTEVTLLFDIDHDHLLTLLLRYFPQALVALAALLGLWCWHVGWRQGPLIAPATKARRQLQEHVGASADFLLRNAGQHSLLQGLQHDVQRRARQRHPGLEQLETAEQWQVIARLTGHPADTIGQLLAPLAKRRLSSSEFSRQVAHLQTLRNAL, from the coding sequence ATGAACCGGCTGCAGATGGTTCTCGGCACACTGCTGGCCGGGCTGCTCGCGGCGGTCGCGGTCTACCTGTTCCTACAGGCCACGCCCTATGCAGAAACCATCGACCACGGCCCCTCCCCCGAAGCCCAGGCCAACCCGTACCTGGCCGCCGAGCACTTTTTGCGCCAGCAAGGGCTGCGCGTCAGCCACGCCAACAGCCTCGAGACCCTGCCCCCGCTGCCCTCCCGGCAACACAGCCTGTTGCTCCTGGGGGAGCGTGTCGACATGACCCCGGCGCAGGTCGAGAAAGTGCTGGCCTGGGCCCACGCCGGCGGCCGCCTGCTGCTGGTTGCCGAGGCCCTGTGGGACGCCAAGGCCGGCAAAAGCGCCGACCTGCTGCTGGACCGGGTCCAGGTGCAGCAATCCATGAGCAAGGACCTCAAGGAACCACCGCCCGAGGCTACGACAGACCCCTATCCCACGCTGACCAAGCTTTACCTGGAAGACGAACAAGCGCCGGCCTATGCCAGCTTCGATCCGCAGTTCCACCTCGAAGACCCGCACAACCTGGCCCAGGCCTGGGCCAACAGCGCCCTGGCCACGCACATGATGCAACTGCCCTACGGCGAAGGCCTGATCACGGTGATCACCGATGCCGACCTGTGGAAAAACCCCAACATCGGCCACTATGACAACGCCTGGCTGCTCTGGTACCTGAACGCCGACACCGAAGTCACCCTGCTGTTCGACATTGACCACGACCATTTGCTGACCCTGCTGCTGCGGTATTTCCCCCAGGCGCTGGTGGCCCTCGCTGCATTGCTTGGCCTGTGGTGCTGGCACGTCGGCTGGCGCCAGGGCCCATTAATCGCCCCAGCGACCAAGGCTCGCCGGCAGTTGCAGGAGCACGTGGGCGCCAGTGCTGACTTCCTGCTGCGCAACGCCGGGCAACACAGCCTTCTGCAAGGCCTGCAACACGATGTGCAACGCCGCGCCCGGCAGCGGCACCCGGGCCTGGAACAGCTGGAAACTGCCGAACAATGGCAGGTCATCGCACGCTTGACCGGCCACCCGGCCGACACCATTGGCCAGTTGCTCGCTCCCTTGGCGAAACGACGACTGTCCAGCAGCGAATTCAGCCGCCAGGTCGCCCACCTGCAAACCCTCAGGAATGCCTTATGA
- a CDS encoding AAA family ATPase, which translates to MSEAFEPPSQPRAAQQRQRASQLAQALRVELRKAVIGQESVIDDVLSALIAGGHVLLEGVPGLGKTLLVRALARCFGGDFARIQFTPDLMPSDVTGHAVYDLQTEQFKLRKGPLFTNLLLADEINRAPAKTQAALLEAMQERQVTLEGRALPIAQPFMVLATQNPIEQEGTYPLPEAELDRFMLKVRMDYPDAEQELDMVRQVSRSTRADMLDVQPLRTLLQAKDILALQRIASDLPLDEQVLDYAVRLARTTRSWPGLILGAGPRASIALVRVARARALLRGGEFVIPDDIKGCALAVLRHRVRIAPELDIEGLDVDQVLKLMLDQVPAPRL; encoded by the coding sequence ATGAGTGAAGCCTTCGAACCGCCTAGCCAACCCCGCGCAGCGCAACAACGGCAACGCGCCAGCCAACTGGCGCAAGCCCTGCGTGTCGAATTGAGAAAGGCCGTGATCGGCCAGGAAAGCGTGATCGACGATGTGTTGAGCGCCTTGATTGCCGGGGGCCATGTGCTGCTCGAGGGTGTGCCTGGCCTGGGCAAGACCTTGCTGGTGCGCGCCCTGGCCCGCTGCTTTGGCGGCGACTTCGCGCGGATTCAATTCACCCCCGACCTGATGCCCAGCGACGTCACCGGGCATGCCGTCTACGACCTGCAGACCGAGCAGTTCAAGTTGCGCAAGGGCCCACTGTTCACCAACCTGTTGCTGGCCGACGAGATCAACCGCGCCCCGGCCAAGACCCAGGCCGCCTTGCTCGAAGCCATGCAGGAACGCCAGGTGACACTGGAAGGTCGCGCCTTGCCGATCGCCCAGCCGTTCATGGTCCTGGCCACGCAAAACCCCATCGAACAGGAAGGCACCTACCCGCTACCGGAAGCCGAGCTCGATCGGTTCATGCTCAAGGTGCGCATGGACTACCCCGATGCCGAGCAGGAGTTGGACATGGTACGCCAGGTCAGTCGCTCGACCCGCGCCGACATGCTCGACGTGCAACCGCTGCGCACTTTGCTGCAAGCCAAGGACATCCTCGCCCTGCAACGGATAGCCAGCGACCTGCCGCTGGACGAGCAGGTACTGGACTATGCCGTACGCCTGGCCCGCACCACCCGCAGTTGGCCGGGGCTGATTCTGGGCGCCGGTCCGCGGGCCTCCATCGCGCTGGTGCGGGTGGCCCGGGCGCGGGCACTGCTGCGCGGCGGTGAGTTCGTCATCCCGGATGACATCAAGGGCTGCGCGCTGGCGGTGCTGCGCCACCGCGTGCGGATTGCACCGGAGTTGGACATCGAAGGGCTGGACGTCGACCAGGTGCTCAAGCTAATGCTTGACCAGGTTCCGGCACCCAGATTGTGA
- a CDS encoding DUF58 domain-containing protein, which yields MKPTRLLLVWLASLLGLSIVLGACRALGVDVAPSLLAINWGLLLALLLLALLDAARLIRRPSPRAQRQLPGSLALGRWSEVQISLQHDYIQPLSVQLFDHVPDGLDFEGLPQTVELHPGQTHLLSYRLRPLRRGHFSFERCEINLPGPLGLWSARRYLTLQDSTRVYPDFAHLYGAQLLAVDNWLSQLGVRQRQRRGLGLEFHQLREFREGDSLRQIDWKATARQRTPIAREYQDERDQQIIFMLDCGRSMRSQDGELSHFDHALNACLLLSYIALRQGDAVGLMTFATEQARYLPPSKGNGQLNVLLNNLYDLDSSQRPADYQAAASQLLARQQRRALVVLVTNLRDEADETLLGAVQRLGRQHRVLVASLREEVLDRLRQVPVQTLPEALAYCGTVDYLNARADQHERLSAHGVPVLDTRPGELGTELVTRYLSWKKAGVL from the coding sequence ATGAAGCCGACCCGTCTGCTGCTGGTCTGGCTCGCCAGCCTGTTGGGGCTGAGCATCGTGCTCGGCGCCTGCCGGGCCCTGGGCGTCGACGTGGCACCTAGCTTGCTGGCGATTAACTGGGGATTGTTGCTGGCTTTGTTGCTGCTGGCCCTGCTCGACGCTGCGCGCCTGATTCGCCGGCCCTCCCCCAGGGCGCAACGGCAACTGCCCGGCAGCCTGGCACTGGGGCGCTGGAGCGAAGTGCAGATCAGCCTGCAACATGATTACATACAGCCCCTGAGCGTGCAGCTGTTCGATCATGTCCCCGATGGCCTGGACTTCGAGGGATTACCCCAGACGGTCGAACTGCATCCCGGCCAGACTCACCTACTCAGCTACCGACTGCGCCCCTTGCGCCGTGGGCACTTCAGTTTCGAGCGTTGCGAAATCAACCTGCCGGGGCCCTTGGGGCTTTGGTCGGCCCGCAGGTACCTGACGTTGCAGGACAGCACCCGGGTCTATCCGGATTTCGCCCACCTGTATGGCGCACAACTGCTGGCGGTCGACAACTGGCTCAGCCAACTGGGCGTACGCCAGCGCCAGCGGCGCGGGCTGGGACTGGAGTTTCATCAACTGCGCGAGTTTCGCGAAGGCGATAGCCTGCGCCAGATCGACTGGAAAGCCACGGCCCGACAACGCACACCGATTGCCCGGGAGTACCAGGACGAACGGGACCAGCAGATCATCTTCATGCTCGACTGCGGTCGCTCGATGCGCAGTCAGGACGGCGAGTTGTCGCACTTCGATCACGCCCTCAATGCGTGCCTGCTGCTCAGCTACATCGCCCTGCGCCAGGGCGACGCGGTCGGCCTGATGACGTTCGCCACCGAGCAGGCGCGATACCTCCCCCCGAGTAAGGGCAACGGTCAATTGAACGTGCTGCTCAATAACCTCTATGACCTGGACAGCAGCCAGCGCCCTGCTGACTACCAGGCCGCCGCCAGCCAACTGCTCGCCCGCCAGCAGCGCCGGGCACTGGTGGTGCTGGTCACTAACCTGCGCGATGAAGCCGACGAAACCCTGCTCGGCGCGGTCCAGCGCCTGGGCCGACAGCACCGGGTGCTGGTGGCGAGCCTGCGCGAGGAAGTCCTCGACCGGCTACGCCAGGTCCCGGTGCAAACCCTGCCCGAAGCCCTGGCCTACTGCGGCACGGTGGACTACCTGAACGCCCGGGCCGATCAGCATGAACGCTTGAGCGCCCATGGCGTGCCGGTGCTGGACACCCGCCCCGGTGAGCTGGGCACCGAACTGGTCACCCGTTACCTGAGTTGGAAGAAAGCTGGCGTGCTTTAG
- a CDS encoding PilZ domain-containing protein, whose product MFTERRIERHQLPYFLKVFNRITDKPIGYIGNVSEDGLMLISQLPLMLGAVFDLRLKIPDGDGACQVIDLRACCLWCHEDATPHHYDAGFALQNPPPEYGQMVSALQRYFSFYPVSASA is encoded by the coding sequence ATGTTCACAGAACGCCGGATCGAGCGGCACCAGTTGCCGTATTTTCTCAAAGTCTTCAACCGTATCACCGACAAACCCATTGGCTACATCGGTAATGTCTCGGAAGACGGGCTGATGCTGATCAGTCAGTTGCCGCTGATGCTGGGGGCGGTCTTTGACTTGCGCCTGAAGATCCCCGACGGCGATGGAGCCTGTCAGGTCATCGACCTGCGGGCCTGTTGCCTGTGGTGCCATGAGGACGCCACGCCCCATCATTACGACGCCGGGTTCGCCCTGCAGAATCCCCCGCCTGAATACGGCCAGATGGTCAGCGCGTTGCAGCGCTATTTCAGTTTTTATCCGGTCTCGGCATCGGCCTAG
- the pyk gene encoding pyruvate kinase, translating to MSVRRTKIVATLGPASNSPEVLEQLILAGLDVARLNFSHGTPDEHKARAKLVRDLAAKHGRFVALLGDLQGPKIRIAKFANKKIELKIGDQFTFSTSHPLTEGNQQVVGIDYPDLVKDCGVGDELLLDDGRVVMRVDTASATELHCTVTIGGPLSDHKGINRRGGGLTAPALTEKDKADIKLAAEMQVDYLAVSFPRDAADMEYARQLRDEAGGTAWLVAKIERAEAVADDETLDGLIKASDAVMVARGDLGVEIGDAELVGIQKKIILHARRHNKAVIVATQMMESMIQNPMPTRAEVSDVANAVLDYTDAVMLSAESAAGLYPLEAVQAMARICVGAEKHPTSKTSSHRIGKVFESCDQSIALAAMYTANHFPGVKAIIALTESGYTPLIMSRIRSSVPIYAFSPHRETQARAAMFRGVYTVPFDPASLPPEQVSQAAIDELLARGVVEKGDWVILTKGDSYHTIGGTNGMKILHVGDKMV from the coding sequence ATGTCCGTCCGTCGTACCAAAATCGTCGCTACCCTTGGCCCGGCCAGTAACTCGCCGGAAGTTCTCGAACAGCTGATTCTCGCTGGCCTGGACGTTGCCCGCCTGAACTTCTCCCACGGCACCCCCGACGAGCACAAGGCTCGCGCCAAGCTGGTCCGTGACCTCGCGGCCAAGCACGGGCGCTTCGTCGCCCTGCTGGGCGACCTGCAAGGCCCGAAAATCCGTATCGCCAAATTCGCCAATAAGAAGATCGAGCTGAAGATCGGTGATCAATTCACCTTCTCCACCAGCCATCCTCTGACCGAAGGCAACCAGCAAGTGGTCGGCATCGACTACCCGGACCTGGTCAAGGACTGCGGCGTTGGCGACGAGTTGCTGCTCGACGACGGCCGCGTGGTCATGCGTGTTGATACCGCCAGCGCCACCGAACTGCATTGCACCGTGACCATCGGCGGCCCGCTGTCGGACCACAAGGGCATCAACCGTCGTGGTGGCGGCCTGACCGCTCCAGCCCTGACTGAAAAAGACAAGGCTGACATCAAGCTCGCCGCCGAAATGCAGGTCGACTACCTCGCCGTGTCCTTCCCGCGTGACGCCGCCGACATGGAATACGCCCGTCAATTGCGCGACGAAGCCGGCGGCACCGCCTGGCTGGTGGCCAAGATCGAACGTGCCGAAGCCGTGGCCGACGACGAAACCCTCGATGGCCTGATCAAGGCTTCCGACGCAGTGATGGTTGCCCGTGGCGACCTCGGCGTGGAAATCGGCGACGCCGAGCTGGTGGGTATCCAGAAGAAGATCATCCTGCACGCACGCCGCCACAACAAAGCGGTGATCGTTGCGACCCAGATGATGGAGTCGATGATCCAGAACCCGATGCCGACCCGCGCCGAAGTGTCCGACGTGGCCAACGCCGTGCTCGACTACACCGACGCCGTGATGCTCTCGGCGGAAAGTGCTGCCGGCCTGTACCCACTGGAAGCTGTGCAGGCGATGGCGCGTATCTGCGTCGGCGCAGAAAAGCACCCGACCAGCAAGACCTCCAGCCACCGCATCGGCAAGGTCTTCGAAAGCTGCGACCAGAGCATCGCCCTGGCCGCCATGTACACCGCCAACCACTTCCCGGGCGTCAAGGCGATCATCGCCCTCACCGAAAGTGGCTACACGCCGTTGATCATGTCGCGCATTCGCTCCTCGGTGCCGATCTACGCGTTCTCCCCGCATCGTGAAACCCAGGCCCGCGCGGCGATGTTCCGTGGCGTCTACACCGTCCCGTTCGACCCGGCATCCCTGCCACCTGAGCAAGTCAGCCAGGCGGCCATCGACGAGCTGCTGGCTCGCGGCGTGGTCGAGAAAGGCGACTGGGTCATCCTGACCAAGGGCGACAGCTACCACACCATCGGCGGCACCAACGGCATGAAAATCCTGCACGTTGGCGACAAGATGGTCTGA
- a CDS encoding IS3 family transposase (programmed frameshift) — MTKYNLALKQSLIEECLSASSVHEVALKHGLSPSLLRRWIKGFEKHGASGLIAKYSHYDAQFKLKVLQCIEQDGLSDQQACIRFDIRGPSSIRQWRKLYDEGGVEALQPHRLKESSMPRKPSRQPKASPVLPADAELTSEQMLAELAYLRAENAYPKKARCLNPSGSPYCAAKKTQSVQGLRHEYPLALLLRAAGLARSTFYYQSKTLLTDKHADLKDRIRSVYHGHKGRYGYRRITATLGNSGELINHKKVHRLMQMMGLKSLVKVKKYRSYRGAEGLVAPDLLKREFKAEAPNQKWATDVTEFKVKGQKLFLSPLMDLYNGEILAYQINRRPEFRMVSTMLEKAFGRLNQGDKPILHSDQGWQYRQPTYRHMLAEKSIEQSMSRKGNCLDNAAMESFFGTLKSEFFYLESFESVEQLASGIEDYIAYYNQDRISLRLNGLSPVQFRTQALNQ; from the exons ATGACGAAATACAACCTAGCACTCAAGCAATCACTGATTGAAGAGTGTTTGTCTGCCAGTAGCGTTCATGAGGTGGCCCTCAAGCATGGCTTGAGTCCATCGCTGCTGCGGCGCTGGATCAAGGGTTTTGAAAAACACGGTGCCTCTGGCTTGATTGCCAAGTACAGCCATTACGATGCCCAGTTTAAATTGAAGGTTTTGCAGTGCATCGAACAAGATGGACTGTCGGACCAACAGGCCTGTATACGGTTTGATATCCGTGGTCCAAGTAGTATCAGGCAGTGGCGAAAGCTGTACGATGAAGGCGGTGTAGAAGCACTACAACCGCATCGTCTTAAAGAGTCCAGCATGCCCCGCAAACCTTCTAGGCAACCCAAAGCAAGTCCTGTTCTTCCTGCGGACGCAGAGCTGACCTCTGAACAAATGCTCGCAGAACTGGCCTATCTGCGCGCGGAGAATGCCTATC CTAAAAAAGCTCGATGCCTTAATCCAAGCGGATCCCCGTACTGCGCAGCCAAAAAAACGCAGTCCGTCCAAGGATTGAGGCATGAGTATCCACTTGCTCTGTTGCTACGTGCTGCGGGACTTGCACGCAGTACCTTCTATTATCAAAGCAAAACACTGCTAACCGACAAGCATGCCGACCTTAAAGATCGCATCCGCAGCGTCTATCACGGGCATAAGGGGCGTTACGGCTACCGCCGTATCACCGCAACCCTTGGAAACAGTGGTGAGTTGATCAATCACAAGAAGGTGCATCGGCTGATGCAGATGATGGGCCTCAAGTCGTTGGTCAAAGTGAAGAAATATCGCTCTTACCGAGGTGCTGAAGGGCTTGTTGCGCCTGATCTACTAAAGCGCGAATTTAAGGCAGAAGCCCCTAACCAGAAATGGGCAACCGACGTGACGGAGTTCAAGGTGAAGGGGCAGAAACTGTTTCTTTCGCCTCTCATGGATTTGTACAACGGCGAGATCCTGGCTTACCAGATCAACCGACGTCCCGAGTTCAGGATGGTTTCGACGATGCTGGAAAAGGCCTTCGGGCGACTGAATCAAGGGGACAAACCGATACTGCACTCTGACCAGGGTTGGCAGTACAGGCAGCCTACCTACCGACACATGCTGGCCGAAAAGAGCATCGAGCAGAGCATGTCGCGCAAGGGTAATTGCTTGGACAATGCCGCCATGGAAAGCTTTTTCGGCACGCTCAAGAGCGAGTTTTTCTATCTGGAATCATTTGAGAGTGTGGAGCAGCTGGCATCAGGCATAGAGGATTACATCGCCTACTACAACCAAGACCGCATAAGCCTCAGACTGAATGGCTTGAGCCCGGTACAATTTCGGACCCAGGCATTAAATCAATAG
- a CDS encoding enoyl-CoA hydratase-related protein, giving the protein MTDAILLEREGGLLTLRLNRPDKKNALTRAMYSQLGAALQQADTDPEINAVLITGSLQCFTAGNDIADFLQEPPSDLDSPVFQFMRSLLECRKPVVAAVAGAAVGIGTTLLLHCDLVYVSADAKLRMPFVNLGLCPEFGSSLILPRLLGQAKAAELLLLGEAFTGEQAAAWGIASQALPSAEATFAKAREMALRFDQLPPQAVRISKQLMKAPDRELLRRVVEEEGKLFVQRLRSPEALAALSGFLKRS; this is encoded by the coding sequence ATGACCGATGCCATTTTGCTGGAACGCGAAGGCGGGCTGCTGACGTTGCGCCTGAATCGCCCGGACAAGAAAAACGCCCTGACCCGCGCCATGTACAGCCAATTGGGCGCAGCCCTGCAACAGGCGGATACCGACCCTGAGATCAATGCGGTGCTGATCACTGGCAGCCTGCAGTGCTTTACCGCCGGCAATGATATCGCCGACTTTCTCCAGGAGCCGCCGAGTGATCTCGACAGCCCGGTGTTCCAGTTCATGCGCAGCCTGCTGGAGTGCCGCAAGCCGGTGGTTGCCGCCGTTGCCGGAGCCGCGGTAGGCATCGGCACCACGCTGCTGCTGCATTGCGATCTGGTATACGTCAGCGCCGATGCCAAGTTGCGCATGCCATTCGTCAACCTGGGTCTGTGTCCGGAGTTCGGCTCCAGCCTGATCCTGCCGCGACTGCTCGGCCAAGCCAAAGCGGCCGAATTGTTGCTGCTGGGCGAAGCGTTTACCGGCGAGCAGGCCGCCGCCTGGGGCATTGCCAGCCAGGCATTGCCGAGCGCGGAAGCGACCTTCGCCAAGGCGCGGGAGATGGCGCTGCGCTTCGATCAACTACCGCCGCAAGCTGTGCGCATCAGCAAGCAACTGATGAAGGCCCCGGACCGCGAACTGCTGCGCAGGGTGGTCGAGGAGGAGGGCAAGCTGTTCGTCCAACGACTGCGCTCGCCGGAAGCGTTGGCGGCGTTGTCGGGGTTTCTCAAGCGGTCGTGA
- a CDS encoding iron-sulfur-binding ferredoxin reductase — MPEVTVGERQWTVAAGSNLLDALNQQGLQVPYSCRAGSCHACLVQCLRGEVGDRRPDALSAGQRQQGWRLACQCEVLDDLQVAVFDPLRDGAPAVVEALDWLSPCVLRLRLLAERPLRYQAGQHLVLWAGHVARPYSLASLPQEDRFLEFHLDCRLPGAFSDAARALKIGDSIRLGELRGGALHYDPDWQTRPLWLLAAGTGLAPLFGVLREALRQDHQGPIRVIHLAHDGAEHYLAKPLAALAANRANLSVELWTAAELSAALAQLRLVSRQTLALLCGSPESVDAFARRLYLAGLPRNQLLADVFLPRG, encoded by the coding sequence ATGCCTGAAGTGACTGTCGGTGAGCGTCAATGGACGGTAGCGGCGGGCAGCAACCTGCTTGATGCCTTGAATCAGCAGGGTTTGCAGGTGCCTTACAGTTGCCGGGCGGGCAGTTGCCACGCGTGCCTGGTGCAGTGCCTGCGCGGTGAGGTCGGCGACCGTCGCCCGGACGCTCTGAGTGCCGGGCAGCGCCAGCAGGGCTGGCGCCTGGCCTGTCAGTGCGAGGTGCTGGATGACCTGCAGGTGGCGGTGTTCGATCCGCTGCGTGACGGCGCCCCCGCCGTGGTCGAGGCGCTGGACTGGTTGAGTCCCTGTGTGTTGCGCCTGCGTTTGTTGGCCGAGCGCCCGCTGCGCTATCAGGCCGGTCAACACTTGGTGCTGTGGGCCGGCCACGTGGCGCGTCCGTACTCCCTGGCCAGCCTGCCGCAGGAAGACCGATTCCTCGAGTTTCACCTCGACTGCCGACTGCCCGGTGCCTTCAGCGATGCCGCCCGGGCGCTGAAGATCGGTGATTCGATCCGCCTCGGTGAACTGCGCGGCGGGGCCTTGCACTACGACCCTGACTGGCAAACCCGTCCGCTGTGGCTGCTGGCCGCAGGTACGGGGCTGGCGCCGCTGTTCGGGGTGTTACGTGAAGCGCTGCGCCAGGATCATCAAGGGCCTATCCGGGTGATTCACCTGGCCCATGATGGGGCAGAGCATTACCTGGCCAAACCCCTGGCGGCACTGGCAGCCAACCGCGCCAACCTGAGTGTCGAGCTGTGGACAGCGGCCGAGCTGTCAGCGGCTTTGGCGCAATTGCGCCTTGTTTCCCGGCAAACCCTGGCCTTACTCTGCGGGAGCCCTGAGAGTGTCGACGCCTTTGCCCGGCGCTTGTACCTGGCAGGGCTGCCACGTAATCAACTGCTGGCCGATGTGTTCCTGCCGCGTGGTTGA